In the genome of Chryseobacterium arthrosphaerae, one region contains:
- a CDS encoding DNA polymerase III subunit has protein sequence MNWENIAGQVNLKKLLRESIAENRVSHAQLFVGKEGYGTLPMVLAYAKEILSQENEHAAAKVEHLNHLDLHFSFPVFTDNRNSLSKSKFDEFREMILASPYASYDDWTAFLESENKQLFISADEVDDQNQKFALKSFEGGTKILIVWRADKMNVAASNKFLKFLEEPPAKTIILLTAESTNDILPTILSRTQIVEVPRIQDEDLEQYLKQNHSVTDEKVREIVHEAQGNLNEAIKLLKSGDKTNEFEQLFVQWVRDAFMVKKKPAYLKSIILWAREIAGWNREKQKNFLNYCSEIFRLALLQNYQSENLVYKKINANGFNWDGFSKYISGANIESILEEINAADLHLTRNGNPKIIWTDLGIKLSRYIHKSV, from the coding sequence ATGAATTGGGAGAATATCGCCGGACAGGTGAATCTGAAAAAACTTCTTAGAGAAAGTATTGCCGAAAACAGAGTGAGCCATGCCCAGCTTTTCGTAGGAAAAGAGGGATACGGAACATTACCTATGGTATTGGCTTATGCAAAAGAAATTTTAAGTCAGGAAAATGAGCATGCTGCTGCGAAGGTAGAGCACCTCAATCACCTGGATCTGCATTTCAGCTTTCCTGTTTTTACCGATAACAGAAACTCGTTAAGCAAAAGTAAATTTGATGAATTCAGGGAGATGATCCTTGCTTCACCTTATGCAAGCTATGATGACTGGACTGCCTTTCTGGAGTCTGAAAATAAACAGCTTTTCATCTCGGCAGACGAAGTGGATGACCAGAACCAGAAGTTTGCATTGAAAAGTTTTGAAGGCGGAACCAAAATTCTCATCGTCTGGAGAGCCGATAAAATGAATGTTGCCGCTTCCAACAAATTCCTGAAATTCCTGGAAGAACCACCGGCAAAAACCATTATCCTTCTTACAGCAGAAAGTACCAACGACATACTTCCCACCATTCTTTCCAGAACACAGATAGTGGAAGTTCCCAGAATACAAGATGAAGACCTGGAACAATACCTTAAACAGAATCATTCTGTAACTGATGAAAAGGTGAGGGAAATAGTACACGAAGCTCAGGGTAACCTTAATGAAGCAATAAAGCTGTTGAAGTCAGGAGATAAAACCAACGAGTTTGAGCAGTTATTTGTACAATGGGTGAGGGATGCATTTATGGTAAAGAAGAAGCCCGCCTATCTTAAGAGTATTATTTTATGGGCCAGAGAAATTGCAGGGTGGAACAGAGAAAAGCAAAAAAACTTTTTAAACTACTGTTCAGAGATTTTCAGATTGGCGTTGCTGCAGAATTATCAGTCTGAAAACCTGGTGTACAAAAAGATCAATGCCAACGGATTCAATTGGGACGGGTTTTCAAAATATATTAGCGGTGCCAATATTGAAAGTATTCTGGAAGAGATCAATGCTGCTGACCTGCATCTGACCCGGAATGGTAATCCTAAAATCATATGGACAGATCTTGGAATCAAACTGTCAAGATATATTCATAAGAGCGTATAA